TCCGATTTCGCTATAAATGCGTTTTGGATTGACTGAGATTCGTGTTGGTGTCCCAATTCGAGGCTTTCGAACGGAGTACACTCATTCGAAGGGCCATGAGCGCTCATCTTCGGACAGTGGCAACTCGATATCGAAGGACTTCGCCATCATCGTCGTTCCCGTACTCCTCCTGCATCTGCTCGCATATCCCGAATACCCGTTTGAGTTCGTCAAGCGGGTGATTGTGGCAGTCGACTCGCAAATCATGATAGAGCTTCGGCTTCGAAGAGGCGACGAGCAGGGCGGCGGACATCTTGCCCCGCTTGTCTCCTCCGACCTCCTGGCCCGCAACCAGAGCCCTTAGAAGCCTGTGCGCTAGCTCACCCTTCGATTTCTTGAAGGTATCGGCCATTGCCTCGAGCACGCCTACGCTGACTAGAATGTTCCCCGCAACTGCGAAATCGTCCCCAAGGACATGGCCCTTTGAGTCGCTACACTCGTCGCCCGTGAACCCATAACAGGAATTCGCATCGATTCCGATGACCTGTCTTCTCGCTCTCCCTTCATCCGCGGAAAGCAGCGATTCGATAGCGGTCTTCACTGGCAGGCCTTGCCTCATGAGATCTAGCCCCTGAAAACCCAGGTTCACGTTCACCCATGCCTGCGTGGCTATTGCTCCGACGCCTTCCTGGGCGAACGGAAGAAACGCTCCGACACAG
The Candidatus Thermoplasmatota archaeon genome window above contains:
- a CDS encoding DUF1028 domain-containing protein, whose translation is MQRGTFSIVARDKRTGDYGVASTTAAPCVGAFLPFAQEGVGAIATQAWVNVNLGFQGLDLMRQGLPVKTAIESLLSADEGRARRQVIGIDANSCYGFTGDECSDSKGHVLGDDFAVAGNILVSVGVLEAMADTFKKSKGELAHRLLRALVAGQEVGGDKRGKMSAALLVASSKPKLYHDLRVDCHNHPLDELKRVFGICEQMQEEYGNDDDGEVLRYRVATVRR